The Myxococcales bacterium genome window below encodes:
- a CDS encoding alpha/beta hydrolase has translation MLEAIKFSRSFWLPLATGLGWILSGEAGGFLSLVYSLPPAFLCFSAAYMGMTAVGGKNSTTLAALGGAIGVVFGIPALVFYGLGLGVMLIALSAWTFIDAGNGAANSFEPLEDVPAAELSPVFSAQVALDEALLGAITLMVPVPSLEDGVRIEREVSAAIELFEAQGWLEKPEDYHRIPLPLDVPSIKQASVRTLAGRIDFESLSFDSEYEPMADEPGRDRWQGYVSNRTAHAHVLRHPGAPRPWIVCIHGYQMGRPVADFTAFDPRIFHQKFGFNMLLPTLPLHGPRKAGRFSGDGYLSGDVLDSIHATSQGIWDIRRLITWVRAQDAPSVGVYGLSLGGFNASLLSGLEPSLDFAIAGIPMTDLSATYWRHLPDQVIRQFLDVGLTREKLDLITQVVSPIRLTPKVPAEGRAIFGAVGDRLVSPKQVRDLARHWNHPTTWYQGSHLTFFFDDNVKQLLSRTLIQPSL, from the coding sequence ATGCTCGAAGCGATCAAGTTTTCTCGAAGTTTCTGGCTCCCACTCGCAACGGGATTGGGGTGGATTCTTTCCGGGGAGGCGGGCGGATTCCTGTCGCTCGTGTATTCGCTGCCCCCGGCTTTCCTCTGCTTCTCGGCTGCATACATGGGCATGACGGCTGTGGGAGGAAAGAACTCAACCACCCTCGCGGCACTCGGTGGCGCAATCGGGGTCGTGTTTGGGATCCCGGCCCTGGTCTTTTACGGCCTGGGCCTGGGCGTGATGTTGATCGCACTATCTGCCTGGACCTTTATCGACGCTGGAAACGGCGCGGCCAACAGCTTCGAACCCCTCGAAGATGTACCTGCGGCCGAACTGAGCCCGGTTTTCTCTGCGCAGGTGGCTCTCGACGAAGCCCTGCTGGGTGCCATAACGCTAATGGTTCCGGTGCCGAGTCTCGAAGACGGGGTGCGAATCGAGCGCGAAGTTTCAGCAGCGATCGAATTGTTCGAAGCCCAGGGTTGGCTCGAAAAGCCGGAAGACTATCACCGCATACCCCTGCCGCTGGATGTCCCGAGCATTAAGCAGGCGAGTGTCCGCACCTTGGCGGGCCGGATCGATTTTGAGTCCCTGAGTTTCGACAGCGAGTACGAACCCATGGCCGACGAACCCGGCCGCGATCGCTGGCAAGGATACGTGTCCAATCGCACCGCCCATGCCCACGTTCTGCGCCACCCCGGGGCGCCGCGTCCCTGGATTGTATGCATTCACGGCTACCAGATGGGCAGACCGGTCGCGGACTTCACTGCCTTCGATCCTCGTATCTTCCACCAAAAGTTCGGTTTCAACATGTTGCTCCCCACCCTGCCGCTTCACGGCCCCCGAAAAGCCGGTCGCTTCAGTGGGGACGGCTACTTGAGTGGCGACGTGCTCGACAGCATCCACGCGACAAGTCAGGGCATTTGGGACATCCGCCGGTTGATTACCTGGGTGCGCGCACAAGACGCGCCGAGCGTTGGAGTCTACGGACTTTCGCTCGGGGGATTCAACGCGTCGCTCTTGAGTGGCCTGGAGCCCAGCCTGGACTTTGCAATTGCCGGCATTCCGATGACGGATCTGTCCGCAACGTACTGGCGACATCTACCCGACCAGGTCATTCGCCAATTTCTCGATGTCGGTCTGACCCGAGAGAAACTCGACCTCATCACACAGGTGGTGTCGCCGATCAGACTGACTCCAAAGGTCCCTGCCGAAGGTCGCGCCATCTTCGGCGCCGTAGGCGATCGACTCGTCTCCCCCAAACAAGTCCGCGATCTGGCCCGCCACTGGAACCACCCCACCACCTGGTACCAAGGCTCCCACCTGACCTTCTTCTTCGACGACAACGTCAAACAACTTCTATCCAGAACCCTGATCCAACCGTCTCTCTAA
- a CDS encoding ABC-ATPase domain-containing protein, translating to MNRTRATLESECHRLEGRGYPALKDLRGAYAFDGFTLYIDHVQGDPFAAPSKLRVRVPMEVAGFPAELIEGPVRRLALADFVARSIHSAIGKSAAEEGTRSEGSGKSGLIRIDAGGQEVLERTAVRISRDGDWIEARLEVGLPAAGRRILGKRAGELLCDAVPRASLMGLRFDSLDADRVTAFVHCIENQEAIREALAGRGLIAFVGNGAILPRESGANDRPLQGADVVPFESPPEFEVCIDVPNQVNSRISSAGSHQWVGMGIPKGVNLIVGGGYHGKSTLLQALERCVYPHIPGDGRETVVADRGLVKIRAEDGRRIERVDIHAFIDQLPGDRSTRAFCSDDASGSTSQAASIVEAIEAGCSGLLLDEDTCATNFMVRDARMQELVHKRYEPITPYVDRVRDLHDVLGISTVLVMGGSGDYFEAADRVIMLRDYKVHDATAAAKQIAQANPGKRQREGRGAIESPPPRIPISQSFDASRGKKGVKIEAREPNVIRYGRCDLDLRGVSQLVDTSQARAAGLSIHWASKHAMKNGATLTVILDELDALLDREGLEALDPYGSGEHHPGNLARPRRHEIAAAINRLRSLRME from the coding sequence ATGAATCGGACTCGAGCGACCCTCGAAAGCGAATGTCACCGCCTCGAGGGTCGCGGTTACCCCGCGTTGAAAGATTTGCGCGGAGCCTACGCCTTTGATGGCTTCACCTTGTATATCGACCACGTGCAAGGCGATCCGTTTGCTGCACCTTCGAAACTCCGCGTGCGGGTTCCGATGGAGGTCGCCGGATTTCCAGCCGAGTTGATCGAAGGTCCCGTCCGGCGCCTGGCCCTCGCCGACTTCGTCGCGCGATCAATTCACAGTGCAATTGGAAAATCTGCAGCGGAAGAAGGAACCCGGTCAGAAGGCAGCGGCAAGAGCGGACTGATCCGGATCGACGCAGGCGGCCAGGAAGTGCTCGAGCGAACCGCCGTGCGGATCAGTCGCGACGGCGACTGGATCGAGGCTCGGCTCGAAGTCGGGCTGCCCGCGGCGGGACGGCGAATCCTCGGCAAGCGAGCAGGCGAACTCCTATGCGATGCGGTGCCGCGCGCATCACTTATGGGGCTTCGCTTCGACTCCCTCGACGCTGATCGCGTCACGGCGTTTGTTCACTGCATTGAAAACCAGGAAGCGATTCGCGAAGCACTCGCGGGGCGGGGATTGATCGCGTTTGTCGGCAACGGCGCAATCCTTCCGAGAGAGTCCGGGGCGAATGATCGGCCGCTACAAGGAGCCGACGTGGTTCCCTTCGAATCGCCGCCGGAATTTGAAGTCTGCATCGATGTCCCCAATCAAGTCAACAGCCGTATCTCGAGCGCGGGTTCTCATCAGTGGGTCGGCATGGGGATCCCGAAGGGAGTCAACTTGATCGTGGGCGGCGGCTACCACGGCAAGTCGACTTTGCTGCAGGCGCTCGAACGCTGTGTCTACCCTCACATCCCGGGCGACGGACGCGAGACTGTCGTGGCGGACCGCGGCCTGGTCAAGATTCGCGCCGAAGACGGCCGTCGCATCGAACGGGTAGACATCCACGCTTTCATCGACCAACTCCCCGGCGATCGGAGTACCCGGGCTTTCTGCAGCGACGACGCCAGCGGAAGCACGAGTCAGGCGGCCAGTATCGTCGAAGCCATCGAAGCAGGGTGCAGCGGCCTGTTGCTCGACGAAGATACTTGCGCGACCAACTTCATGGTCCGGGACGCGCGCATGCAGGAGCTGGTTCACAAGCGCTACGAACCCATCACACCCTATGTTGATCGCGTTCGCGACCTGCACGACGTACTCGGCATTTCGACCGTGCTCGTCATGGGCGGAAGCGGCGACTACTTCGAAGCCGCGGATCGCGTGATCATGCTGCGAGATTACAAAGTGCACGACGCAACCGCGGCGGCAAAGCAGATCGCACAAGCGAACCCGGGCAAGCGACAGCGAGAAGGTCGGGGCGCCATCGAATCCCCCCCACCGCGAATTCCCATTTCGCAAAGCTTCGATGCATCGCGCGGAAAAAAGGGAGTCAAGATCGAGGCCCGGGAACCCAACGTCATCCGCTATGGCCGATGCGATCTCGATCTGCGGGGCGTTTCGCAACTCGTGGACACCAGCCAGGCCCGAGCTGCCGGGCTCTCGATCCATTGGGCGAGCAAGCACGCGATGAAAAATGGCGCGACCCTCACAGTGATTCTCGACGAACTCGACGCACTGCTCGACCGCGAAGGCCTGGAGGCCCTCGACCCGTACGGGAGCGGAGAACACCATCCGGGAAACCTTGCCCGCCCTCGTCGTCACGAAATCGCGGCAGCAATCAACCGACTGCGCAGCCTGCGAATGGAGTAG
- a CDS encoding tetratricopeptide repeat protein yields MGRLAQSWMLVGCLVGLGFSALACSEEPASDGESPLTSRVDSAPPIGELGGTHNPTRAAARNRKAREAFDRWAPLLSSGATEGARALCEAWLGESDDGHHGEAHKCLANVEIATARSQPSGDKGNGAPGNRSRISRARTNAAVEHYGAAIAAVPLDSDAHIGRVDVLILAGRHREANIALDSSLEFFSSRMHLDKWFRLLGRFQRSGDIDEGLTFLKVIEKHHPLDHRVISNLGAFYAMTGNGEKALEYSERAVAINPDDPINKWNLARIYDKQGRLEEADRHYLEALAVFGDEDPKARCDYAKFIGTRLGDVARACNFAETNCEKQFDEHCKDISGIGGAGGAADEPDPRTG; encoded by the coding sequence ATGGGCCGGCTAGCGCAGAGCTGGATGCTCGTGGGCTGCCTCGTCGGCCTGGGCTTCTCAGCGCTTGCATGCAGCGAAGAACCTGCATCCGACGGCGAAAGCCCGCTCACATCGCGGGTCGACAGCGCCCCGCCAATCGGCGAGTTGGGTGGCACACACAATCCGACGAGAGCGGCCGCACGCAACCGCAAGGCGCGCGAGGCCTTCGATCGCTGGGCCCCCTTGCTGTCGTCTGGCGCGACCGAAGGGGCGCGGGCCCTGTGCGAAGCCTGGCTGGGCGAGTCCGACGACGGTCACCACGGAGAAGCACATAAATGTCTGGCGAACGTCGAGATCGCCACCGCGCGCTCACAGCCCAGTGGCGACAAAGGTAACGGTGCACCCGGGAACCGATCACGCATCTCTCGCGCGCGCACGAACGCCGCCGTCGAACACTACGGCGCGGCAATTGCGGCGGTACCCCTCGACTCGGACGCCCATATCGGACGCGTCGACGTGCTGATTCTGGCGGGTCGCCACCGCGAGGCGAACATCGCCCTCGACAGTTCTCTCGAGTTTTTCTCTTCGCGCATGCATCTCGACAAATGGTTTCGACTCCTGGGGCGCTTTCAGCGGTCCGGCGATATCGATGAGGGGCTTACCTTCTTGAAGGTCATCGAAAAGCACCATCCCCTGGACCATCGGGTGATATCGAATCTCGGAGCCTTCTACGCAATGACCGGAAACGGCGAAAAGGCACTCGAGTATTCGGAACGCGCGGTCGCGATCAACCCCGACGACCCGATCAACAAGTGGAACCTGGCGCGAATCTACGACAAGCAGGGCCGACTCGAGGAAGCCGACCGTCATTACCTGGAAGCGCTCGCCGTCTTCGGCGACGAAGACCCCAAGGCGCGTTGTGACTACGCCAAATTCATCGGCACTCGTCTCGGCGATGTCGCAAGAGCCTGCAACTTCGCCGAAACGAATTGCGAAAAACAATTCGATGAACATTGTAAGGACATAAGCGGCATCGGCGGTGCAGGCGGTGCGGCCGACGAACCAGATCCGCGCACGGGATGA